One Glandiceps talaboti chromosome 2, keGlaTala1.1, whole genome shotgun sequence genomic region harbors:
- the LOC144453323 gene encoding putative E3 ubiquitin-protein ligase MID2 yields the protein MASHIENALQRELSCPICFELYSVPLLLTCGHSFCKRCLEDFQSNQEASKAVKAADTAVKAGQTTTEAGPFDASKLNCPTCRHEVKLERGGLDSLVRNYLLDSIIDQYKVACVRDGKKIKHREEVVWCGACEGEPKKAEKSCTVCKLSYCSKCLPVFHPNRGGFATHRMVPATSSSTPGVITCPKHEGEIMKMYCISCRTPICYLCDRFGGHQNHQVSEIKTVFHQEKDFLDKESKTLSEKNDTLADFVTNLEDIIKKIEESGKEMGRKVTNDFAELHALVDEAEKRIHFEIALNTTTKVGLLKEQITKCLEILNANTGTVEIVQQALRVDDHESFLLSTATLRDRLSNGSTTYGNFSRVPVNDETSDPMNSNTSTIKSYLTQFSLGYIGALPFNWKSGTIHQNLKSDPEWKSIKLESTDVPDVTNAGASGQFNGPSFSALGSVSLNSYCHRYLWRFSVSKQKKSNDQDVNFTFGIVTSSCYRHQKLETQGTYPCFLMTHEKHGKVNRYKFINQGNVVETIDEEDFLDSVIVAFDWNKRRVSFLSDSNNCKLLYVFNNCNFAYNNWQPAVALYNTKYKLELK from the exons ATGGCGTCTCATATTGAAAATGCTTTACAACGGGAACTGTCTTGTCCCATCTGCTTTGAGCTGTATAGTGTTCCACTGTTGTTAACTTGTGGTCACAGTTTCTGTAAAAGATGTCTTGAAGACTTTCAATCAAATCAAGAAGCTAGCAAAGCGGTGAAAGCTGCAGACACCGCAGTAAAGGCGGGCCAAACGACAACTGAAGCCGGCCCGTTTGATGCATCTAAGCTAAACTGTCCCACTTGTCGACATGAAGTGAAGCTGGAACGAGGCGGACTGGATTCTCTTGTTCGTAACTACTTATTGGATAGTATAATTGACCAATACAAAGTGGCCTGTGTCCGTGATGGTAAGAAGATCAAGCACAGAGAGGAAGTGGTATGGTGTGGTGCATGTGAAGGGGAGCCAAAAAAAGCAGAGAAGTCCTGTACTGTATGCAAGCTGTCTTATTGTTCAAAATGTCTGCCGGTGTTTCACCCAAACAGAGGTGGCTTTGCTACTCATCGTATGGTCCCAGCCACCAGTAGTTCTACGCCTGGCGTCATCACCTGTCCGAAACACGAGGGTGAAATCATGAAGATGTACTGTATATCATGTCGTACACCAATCTGTTACTTGTGTGATAGATTCGGAGGTCATCAAAATCATCAGGTGTCTGAAATCAAGACTGTTTTCCATCAAGAAAAG GACTTTCTAGACAAGGAATCAAAGACTTTATCAGAGAAGAATGATACACTTGCCGACTTTGTCACAAACCTTGAAGACATTATCAAAAAAATTGAG GAAAGTGGAAAAGAGATGGGAAGGAAAGTGACAAATGACTTTGCAGAGTTACATGCCCTTGTGGACGAAGCTGAGAAGAGAATCCACTTCGAGATAGCATTGAATACTACGACAAAGGTTGGTCTCCTAAAAGAGCAAATAACAAAGTGTCTCGAGATACTTAATGCCAACACTGGTACAGTGGAAATCGTTCAACAAGCACTTCGAGTTGACGACCATGAATCTTTTCTTCTG AGTACTGCTACCCTAAGAGACAG ATTATCCAATGGATCGACGACGTATGGAAACTTTTCAAGGGTTCCTGTTAACGACGAAACATCTGATCCTATGAACTCGAACACATCAACTATAAAGTCTTATCTGACTCAATTCAGCTTAGGATACATTGGAG CTCTACCCTTCAACTGGAAAAGTGGTACCATACATCAGAACTTAAAGTCAGACCCAGAATGGAAGTCCATCAAATTGGAAAGTACAGACGTTCCAGACGTCACAAACGCTGGTGCTTCAGGCCAATTCAATGGACCAAGTTTTTCTGCACTTGGCAGCGTCAGCTTGAATTCATACTGCCATAGATACCTGTGGAGATTCAGCGTATCGAAACAAAAGAAGTCAAATGACCAGGATGTTAATTTCACGTTTGGAATAGTGACGTCATCCTGCTACAGACACCAGAAATTAGAAACACAAGGCACATACCCTTGTTTTTTAATGACACATGAAAAACATGGAAAGGTAAATCGGTACAAATTCATTAATCAAGGCAACGTGGTTGAAACCATAGATGAGGAAGATTTCCTTGATAGTGTTATTGTAGCCTTTGATTGGAACAAAAGAAGAGTTTCTTTCCTGTCTGATAGTAATAATTGCAAATTACTGTATGTAttcaataattgtaattttgCTTATAACAATTGGCAGCCGGCAGTAGCTttgtataatacaaaatataagctggaactgaaataa